One Pelobates fuscus isolate aPelFus1 chromosome 8, aPelFus1.pri, whole genome shotgun sequence genomic window carries:
- the LOC134571976 gene encoding E3 ubiquitin/ISG15 ligase TRIM25-like — MASADLREELNCSICLNIYTDPVMLSCGHNFCRVCIGNVLDTQEGAGVYACPECRAEFEERPVLQRNLKLCNIAEYFLSAQPEKEDSGIFCTYCVHTPVPAAKTCLLCEASLCDVHLSVHSKSAEHVLTDPISSLENRKCSVHKEPLKYYCSQDATCVCVTCMILGDHKGHQVYPVNEASGQEKEKIIIFLEKLTLNLEETEQKLQNLQKRKSYAQDKADNVTEKVSAIFRDIREQLESLEKRALSEISRQEEQISLRVSELIQQLEIKKEDLTRKMGHIEELCNMTDPLTVLQRWQADSADFNETEKEYHMERARFDETFNAIGNLDKVLISLNLQHELNDIIADVTEKNGLQKPSASELVLDVNMAANDIYVTNDSYPTVEYFNNASRPSTFQDFSGQHYWGQRSMTWDSITGIELGTNSV, encoded by the coding sequence ATGGCGTCCGCAGATCTAAGAGAGGAACTGAACTGTTCTATCTGTCTGAATATTTACACGGATCCCGTAATGCTGAGCTGCGGACATAACTTCTGCCGTGTCTGTATCGGGAATGTGCTGGATACACAGGAGGGAGCAGGAGTTTATGCCTGTCCTGAGTGCAGAGCAGAGTTTGAGGAGCGTCCTGTTTTGCAAAGGAACTTGAAGCTTTGCAACATAGCAGAGTATTTTCTTTCTGCGCAGCCAGAAAAAGAGGATTCTGGGATATTCTGTACTTACTGCGTTCACACTCCTGTACCTGCAGCTAAGACATGTCTGCTCTGTGAGGCTTCCCTGTGTGACGTCCACCTGAGTGTACATAGCAAGTCTGCCGAACATGTCTTAACTGACCCTATTTCTTCCCTGGAGAACAGAAAATGCTCCGTCCACAAGGAGCCCCTGAAATATTACTGCTCTCAGGACGCAACCTGTGTCTGTGTGACATGTATGATTTTGGGGGATCACAAGGGACATCAAGTTTATCCAGTAAATGAGGCATCTGGGCAGGAGAAGgagaaaattataatttttttggagAAATTGACCTTAAATCTGGAGGAAACGGAGCAAAAACTACAGAACCTCCAGAAGCGCAAGAGTTACGCACAAGATAAAGCCGATAATGTAACAGAGAAAGTCAGTGCTATTTTTCGTGATATCAGGGAACAGCTGGAATCCTTAGAGAAGCGAGCCCTGAGTGAGATCTCCCGGCAGGAAGAGCAGATCTCACTCCGAGTCTCAGAACTCATTCAGCAGCTGGAAATAAAGAAGGAGGACCTTACCAGGAAGATGGGTCACATTGAGGAGCTGTGTAACATGACGGACCCACTAACTGTCTTACAAAGATGGCAAGCAGACAGCGCTGACTTTAATGAGACAGAAAAAGAATATCACATGGAAAGAGCAAGATTTGACGAAACATTTAATGCTATAGGGAATCTGGATAAGGTTCTGATCTCATTGAACTTGCAGCATGAACTAAATGATATCATCGCTGATGTAACTGAAAAGAATGGGCTCCAAAAGCCATCGGCTTCAGAGCTAGTATTAGATGTAAACATGGCTGCTAATGATATATATGTGACAAATGATTCCTATCCTACTGTTGAATACTTCAATAACGCATCAAGACCCAGTACATTTCAGGATTTCTCAGGTCAACATTACTGGGGACAGAGATCAATGACATGGGACTCTATAACAGGGATAGAGTTGGGCACAAATTCGGTCTGA